Genomic segment of Chelonia mydas isolate rCheMyd1 chromosome 11, rCheMyd1.pri.v2, whole genome shotgun sequence:
CCAGTGAATGGGGTACACAAgacagctgccagggagagaaagagagtcaGCCCCCTCTTCGTCTGTTCTGACACTGAATGGGGCTTCCCCTTCCACTGGGCTGTGGCAAGGAGACTGCTTCCTGGCCTTTGTCTGACAGCCCTTGTGCTGGCCTGTGCCCCACGccaggggtggctgcagagcGGGCGGTTTCCCGCTGCACCATTGCCCTCCTCGCTGCGGCTGCATGGCACAGCCCTTCCTCAGCTGCCTCACACCCCTGCTCAGACTGCGACTCTGGCctggtggggagcagaggagaagACTGGGGctccagggaagcagtggggggttGCCCCCACAAACACATCGCTCTCGTCCAACCCAGGCAGTGTGAGGAAATGGCGGCGCCTCCCCTGGTTCCTTTCCCCACGCTTGACGTGACTGTTTTCCCTCTGCCCACAGAGCTGGCGGTGGCGCAGTGCACACAGCGCCCTGTGGACATCGTCTTCCTGCTGGATGGCTCAGAACGAACCGGAGAGGTGAACTTCCACAGGGCCCACAACTTTGTGGAGGAGGTGTCCCGCCGCCTCACGCTGGCCAGGGGTGACAATGACAACATGAATGCGCGGATCGCCCTCCTACAGTATGGCAGCGAAGAAGAGCAGGTGGTGCTCTTCCCCCTGACGTACAACCTGACCTACATCTCAGAGGCCCTGTCCACGATCAAGTACCTGGACTCCTCCTCCAACATTGGCTCTGCCATCATCCATGCCATCAACAACATCGTCATCAGCCCGCAGAACGGGCAGAGGGCTGCCCGGCGCAACGCCGAGCTCTCCTTCGTCTTCATCACCGACGGCATCACGGGCAGCAAGAATCTCAACGAGGCCATCAACTCCATGAAGAAGCAGGACGTCATGCCCACAGTGGTGGCCCTCGGGAGTGACGTGGACATGGATGTCCTGCTGAAGATTGGCCTAGGGGACCGAGCTGCCATCTTCCGGGAGAAGGACTATGCCAGCCTCTCCCAACCTGGCTTCTTCGACAGGTTCATTCGGTGGATCTGTTAGTTCAGGGGAATGCGCGTGTGCCCCGTCACCAATACACACACCCATGATATTCCttggtttgttttgttctctTGCCATTCTATGGTTGTAGGCAGGCCCAGAGCGGTCGGTACAAACTGCCCTCTGGACggtctcttttttttatttttttattttcatgatgAACAACAGTGTCACTCACGTTAATGGTGCTAATTATAACCAAGATCGAAGTATTCAGAGCCATACCATGTCATTTGTCATGCCCTACGCAAACTAAACGCGcccttagtgtgtgtgtgagcgctGTGATCCTATGGGCGCTAAACCATGGGGCAGCAAACCTTTCCAATTCAGCAGGAAGAAGAGTCATCTCTGGCATCCAAGAATGTGTCCAGCCACCAGCTCCACAGCCCCCGTCCCCACACCTCCCCAAGCACTCTTAGGTGGAGCTTGCATCATGCTGAGGGCAGTGcatccccactgctgctgctctttgtCCCAGGATCAAGCTCAACGGCTTCTAAGGTGGGCCTGTGCACTGAGCTTGGACCTCAGGTTTATTCACAGTTAAAGAGAACAGAAGAAACATAATTGGAGCCTTCATTATCCTAGTGGCATCCCCAGGCTTCGACACGTTCCACTGGTGAGCACCTTCTCTTCccgctccccttccctcctgccctcgCTGAGGGGCTTCAGGGGTAGATTGCCTCTGGTGCATCATGGTATGTCTTGATGTGGCCAGCAAAGTGCACTTCCATTGCCTCTTTACCTGTTCTTACCAGGGGGGTTACCTGTCCCCCTCCCTAGCAATGATGCGTTGGTCTGTTAGccaaagttcagatctgaaccATTCCTTATCCAGATGCTCCCAGGTGACCCATTCAGCGCTACATCTGCCTTGCATTTCACTGGCCTCCTCCTGCATCCAGACTGTTCTGTGACTCTCCTTATCTTGCTTccttctgctgccaccacccaTCTCTCCTGAGTGCTTGTGCATTTACCACCTCCATTAGGGTCCTCATGGGGAGGACCAGGATGCAGGGGGGCTGGCAGCACCCAGCCAGGCTCCTGACGGGGCGGTCTGAGCTTGAGCGCACCCCAGGGTGTGCATGTGAAACCAGGAAATTGCAGCTTAGAGCATACGTGCGACTGGGGCCGCCTGAATGACAGCCAGCCCTGGACTCCGCTTGTGCTCtgcaaaataaatcaataaataaactACCCCACCCTAAAACTATtgtgtggtttgtgtgtgtgtgtgtttggtgcaTCTGGGAAATGAGCTCAGGTTCCACCTGGGGCATCTCAAGTGGagtcaaagggccagatcccccATGCTGATGCAAATCACCATGACGCAACTGAAGTCCCAGGCCCTATAACTCCTGAGTGAGTCCCAGCAGCACTGGGAGGCTAGGGTTGTTTCTAAGAAGCCTCTGTTCCGTAGGATCTCTGTGCTGTGGGGAGACAAATAAGAGAGATCATGTCACTGACCCCTGCCTGGCCACTACAGCACGTTAATCCTGGCTGGACAGAGCCGAAGTGGAGCAGGAACTTCACTGGGGACACTCTCTGCCAGCCTAGGATTATTGTACTTGGAGAGAACTGAAGGGACTGGCTCTGCACACCCAGCACCTCCTGGGGATTGGCCACCTCCTTCCATAGTGACCCTGAATGCCCACCCACCTATGGATAAACTGGGGGAGCGGAGGAGCAGACTACATGTCCATAGACACACCTGTTTCCCCAGTGTGCTCGGCAGACAGACCTGCTTTGTCAAGGTGATCGATTTTGGCTGTTTTGGGTTCAATTTCACGTAATTCTTGGAGGTGGGCTGATGAAATGTTGTTCTCCTTATTGTATGAGTCACTTGCAGCAGAACTTAGCGTATCCTgattactcctaggggaattctgcgccactgcgcaaagcggaattttgcagaaattaatgttgggtGAGCAGAATTTCcgtttttccccacagaaatgggctacAGAGATGTTGGCTGCCACTAGCCACAAATACAGGACAAagccgggggggcagggatgtggtGGGAACTGGAGGGTGCCCAggagctgcagttcccagcatgcccagaaggaaggagagggtggtgcacaggaaactctgtgcaagccaAGGCCCCAGcatctggatccctgggctccggtgtgtgtgtctgggctggCTGGCCATGGGGGCCGTGGTTGGGCTCGGGGGTAGGGGGGTTGTGAGTGTCTGAGCTACAGGGGCCACTAAGCGAGGGGTAGTGAAGTAACTCCCAAGTCATGGGCAGATGGGGTGGGGTCAGGTGTTTCTAGGGCGAGGGGAGAAAGGACTTTGTTTAAGGGTCCTAGATTTCATTTGACCCTCCCCCTCCAGCGATTAAAGATGAAGCTGCATAGACCCCCCACGGAGGGTCTTTGTCCCTTCTCAGTGACCACGAGAGTTGAAATCACTGATGAGCTGGTCTGGGGCTGAGCCTTAGACcctgggaggggctggagcacTGGGGAGCGGATGCATGAGCACTGAGGCCCCCACCTCTCTTAAATCACTGGGAGCTGAAATCACAAAGAACGAGGCTTGGCGGTGGGACCTCAGATCCCCCCGGTGCAGCCAAAGGCAGCAGCGAGAGACAGAGCAGCTGCATCAAAGGTGCCACCGCCCCAGCAAATTCCACAGCTGGGATTGTCACTAGCTGGGCTGGGTGGCCATGGCACTGCAGGACCGGGCTGGACTGGACCAAGGACCCAGCAGGGCAGCAGCCAATGCAGCCACAGACCAGCAGTCACTGGGCATCACTCGCCCACCACAGGGGCACAGGAGGTGAACCCACAAACACCCTCCTGGACGCTGGATCTTTGCTCACCTCACACAACAAACCGTGAGTGGGGTGCagcggagggaaggggggagtggCATGTTAAAGGGCCATTCGGCCATCGGACTTTACCACTGCCgggtggaaaactgaggcaaaggacactgcccaaggTACTGTGGGATGGGGTTTCACATACTGTTTGTGAATACTTTGGAGTCACTGCTCCCTCTTCCCAAGTTAATTTGCTGTTCCTGCTCCGCTCACTACAAGATTTCTGTTTGTTGTGCCCAGACTCAGGGCTCACGTGTGGGGAAGAATGGCCTCGTAGAGGCGCCCAGGGCACTGTGTCGTTTTCCCAGACATCTGGCTCAGGGCGCACACCGTTTTGGTGTGCATTGTGAAGAGGAACCCTCAGGTATCGACcatggccctggttgctgctgatACCACCTAGCGGAGGGGTTACATAGGAGGGGAAAATCTCTTCAGTGACAGCGGGGAAACGAGCCAGGTCATGAGTTTAAAATGCTTCCAGACAGAAACTGAACAAACCAAACAGAAGAGAATCACTAGCCACAAGGTTACACGACATTCATTTCGAAGAGGAAGCAAAGGGCAGCGGAAAAGCGAACTGGAGCCAACTAACAGACGTTCTTAAACTGTAATTGGCTTCTGCTGCTGATGTGCCACCGATGTGAGCCAGGCCGGCAGGAGGCGCTTTCTTAATCCGAGTCAGAACTGCTGCTCGATCCACTTCCATGCTGAAAGGGACAAGGATTGACGTGTATTAGATGCCATGAGACTAGCCCTCTCCCACAGCTGTCTGCATTCACAGCAGTTACCgtcccacagcctgagtcacAAGGCGGGAACTGGCCCTGCTGCCGGGCCAGCTACACTCCGGCTTCTCTTGTGTCAGCTGTACGTGGTGCCCTTCACTTCCTGACCCAGACTTTGGCATCATTTTCTGGTGGCTCCTGGGAGGGACGGCCAGGGCTAGTAACTGGTTTCTCTGTGCCCCCGTACCAGACAGAGCTAGGGATGATCATGGAGACTCTCCTAGCCAGGCCCGCAGCAGACatggggggagccagggctgctcaGGCATTGAGGAATGGGCTGGGGTGTGAAGATGGAAGGTTTGAACTTCGAGGGGAGTGCAAGCCCACGAGCTACCCTTCAGGAACAGCCCTGCAGGCTGGGGGACACTCCAGGCCAGGCCTAGCCAGCAGGAAGGATACAGGAGGGCTGCAGCCCTGGCCCTTGAGAATGCCCAGTGTGATGAGAAGGCCCTGGGCACACAGAAGTGGCCAGGCCTAGCGGGCAGCCGGGCACCTCACAACGCTAAACCACGAGCCCACTGCACAATATTTCTTGCCAACCAGGAGGCTGCTTCACCTTCAAAAGGATTCGCCCCGGCAGTGACGAGCTGCGCAGGGAGACACTGAGACAGCCCGACAGGCAACCCCTGGCACTGCCCAGGGGAGGCTGGGCTTTGAGTCCAGTTCTCAGCCCCCACCTCTGCACCCCCATTCTGCTGGGCGTCTCTACACGCGGCAGATGATTCCAGGGGCCAGTCCCCGCTCCTGAGCCCAGCCAAGTAGAATGGCCACTAACTGCAGCCCCACAGCAACCCCGGGGCTGCGGCAGCACGTGTGTGCAGTGCTACGGCCCCCGCCGGACGCCAAGGCCCCGCCCTGCAACGACGTACACATGGCTGACGGTACCTCGGACTTAGCAGCGCTGATTTCCAGGTGCTGCTTACAAGCTAAGGCTGAGGATGTGCACACGTCTTTGCAGGCTCGGGGCCTCAAGCAGGGAGTCAGTCCCTGCAAGGGCTCCCAGCGcagggctctggggcagagggatgtTCTGGCTGGATGACGTGTTTTTACAAAGGCATCACACCCGGCAAACTGGGCTGGTTTGTTGCAGCCGCGTGGGCCGGTACATGAGTGAGGctggccacggcatgcaggccgGGTGCGGCGCTGGGCAACATGCTGGAGAGGAGCCTGGGAACCCAGCCGGCATTGTGAGGAGTGTCGAGATGCCATGTCACGGCTGTGATATTCTGTGCTGAATAGGATTCCCACCTGTcgaatcgcacaaacccaaacaccctaaCCCTGCCCCGAGGCCACGCCCGTCTCCTGcgccttctctgaggccccgcccctgctcactccatccctcctccctccgtccctccctctccccccccacacacaatcactttcaccgggctggggcaggaggttggggtgtgggagggagtgtgggctctgggatggggggtggggctgatgggtttggagtgtgggacaGAGCTCCAGTCCgggacaggggtttggggtgtgagaggcGGTGTGGACTcggggaaggagtttgggtgcaggagggggctcagggctggggttgaggtgcaggagcgggtgcagggtgcaggctctgggaggaagtttgggtttgggagggggctccgggctggggccaggggttggggcgcagtagggagtgaggggtgcgggctctgggcggcacttacctccggtggctcccgAAAGCGGCGCCAtgcccctgcagctgccattggccacggttcccagccaatgggcgctGCAGATTCAGCGCTCGGGGCGGAGGCAgctcacagagaccccctggccacccctgcctgcgcctaggagctgcagggatatgccgccacttccgggagccacacggagccagggcaggtagagagcctgccttagccccactgtgccgcccTCGCCAACTGGACTACTGGCTTAGTAAAATCTCTCAGATTGCTTTCAACAGCAACTGGAAGATTGAcgctgattccaggagactcctggccaGCCTAGTGCTGAGCTGAGTTCTCCGTCCCAGTCGAGTGTCCTGAGCTGTGGCTGCAGGTAGTCCTGCTCCCTCTGTTTCAGTTCCTGACACTGACTGTAGGAACACCGGGGttcccagcagagctgggcccagcAGAGCAAGGTGCAATGCAGCAGCCTGTAGGGGCAGGagggtttggtttggggtttgaATACAGGAACCAGTGATGCCCTGGTCAATACGAATCCTAATCCAGAATCCAGGGACCTGGTGAAAACAGCCGACTCttaaggaaaaggaaaatgtttccCGGGACTGGTGTAATatcccctggctgcagggagaggagaggatggGTTCTCATGTCCCCACAGCCCCACATACGGGTTGGGAACAGAGCAGTCCCTAGCCCAGCTAAGCTTTGGGCTGTGGGCTCTGCACGGCATCCCAGCACAGAGCTGATGCTAATGGTGCAGCTTCTTCTGCAACGTggcccccacaccccactgacCAGGCCTCCGTACCTTGTGTCCATGATGACCATGGCCATGCTTCTTATGCTTCTGCTTTTTATGATGCCCATGAGGGCTACCTGGGGGATGACacccaggagggggagggcatCCAGGTCCACCGGGCATCGGGGGTCCATGTGGGTGTCCATGCGGGTGGTGACCATGCGGGTGTCCATGCGGATGGGGTCCATGCGGGTGGGGTTCATGCGGGTGTCCATGTGGGTGCGGCACACCAGGCCCAGGGCATACAGGACGGGGAGGAGGACAGACAGCAGGAGGGAATGGATTCATGCCAGGCCCAGGGTAAGGCCCAGAGCATggtccagggggagggggacaattTGGCGCATTTGGTGGGGGCATCCCACCAGGCGGTCCTGCCAGAccaaaggaaagaagaggagatGCGTTAGGGACCACGGCACAGGCCCTTCCCCCATCCTGACAATGCCCCAGTCCATGGTGCAGTCGCTTCGGCCAGAGGACTCACGCCGAGAAGGTCATTGCCTGATTTCAATGGCCTGCCAGCTCCGGagtaagggggctgggggaggcgagGAGGCAGAATGGGGCCAGCATTTGGAGTTCCATTCAAACCGGGCCATGAATCCGACCCACGTTTATGTACACACATCATGCTACGGTCGGGTTGGGTGCTGCAGTCCTTACACAGGCAAATCTCCCAGGGACAGCCATGCTGTCTGTCTCACAGCCAATCCCTGCTTTGGCCATGGCCCCACACAGAGAGCCCTGAAAGCCATCTGTGTCCCCGTAGAACAGAGGAACTGGCCTTAGCCTTAGGCCCAGGAAACAGCCCTTGATTTCCCCAGCTTTAAGCAAAGCAGCCGGAAACAGCCCATCCTGGCCCCCCCGGCAAGCTGGCCTGTGCTGAGCCGGGGTCTCACCTGCATTCGGATTCCACATGTCGGGTGTGTCTGTCAGCACCTGCCAGAGAAGAAGAGTCCTGGTCAGAAGGTTTCTCCCACCGACCCCACCCTCCATTCACCGGCCTCACACCCCTGGAGCTGCTCTCTGCACCAGCGCAGCAAACCACGGAAAAGCCCCATCAGCAGGGAGGCAGAACGGTCCCCGCCCGCAGCctgcgccccctgccctgcccctctgcctgggGAGGTCAGGGAGGGGGGGCatagccctgcctcctccctggggAGTAGGGAGTGAgcaggccctgcaccccagcaCGGGGGCTCGGGTTCTGCTGGCCCTTGCCCACGCCCTCCCACAGATCCAAGCCGTGGCCAGAGCTGGGAGGTGCCGGGCACAGAGCTCAGTtcagagccaggagcagcagcaacggGCTATTGCCCCCCCAGGCTATGGCCTGTCTCCTCTTGGCCAATGGTCTCCCAGCCAAGGGTTAGAGCAGCTCCTGGGGGCTCTGCCCAGCTCCGCTGTCCCTCccacatggggctggggcaggcggtggTGCACACCGGCTCCCCCCACCTGCACGAGGAGGGGAGCTGCTGCCAGCGTGCGACGGCACCGCATACACACGCCCTGCTCCAGCTGGCTGCCGGCCTGGACGCCcgtcctgcctctgccacaagcTGCTGGGTCACCTTGGGCACTTCCCCTGCCCCGTGGTCTGCCTTGGCggcagctcttcagagcagggcctGTCCCGGTGCATGTGCAGCACCCCGCACCAGGGACCCCTCAGCTCAGCTGGGGCACCATGGGGCTGCTGGAATACACAGCGCACGGAACAGGAGCCGCAAACCCACAGGGCCGCTGCGCTCACGGCCCCGCAGCAAAactgccattggcttcaaaggggcAGGTGCAGCTCGGCCAGCACGTGCCTGTCTGTAATGGGGTGGGGGGCCCCATACTGCCGTGTCCTGTGCCCACTCACACAGGGGCTGCGGGAACACCCCAGCGCAGGGCCGTGTACTTCTCTGCCTTTTGGAACGGGGGATTGGCTCTGAGCTACCAGCCTGGAGCCACCTGAGCAGCGCTGTGTGTCCAGCCCTCTTGGCGTCATGCACTTAATGCCCTGACTGCCAATCCCGTGCAGCCTGGCACTGCTGGCACACAATGCCCACCGTACTCTGCTAGCCTGGCATTCCTACTGCCCATTGCAGCGTGTGCCCGGGCGCCTTACAGCACACCGCTGGCATCCCGCCATCTCCAGACCGGCCTCTCCATAGCCAGCGGCTCTGGGCTAGATCGGGATTGCGCAGAGCCATGGGCGCTGGCTGGTGCAGACGTGGCACCCCCCAGGGCTACTGTCACTCCAACGCCGATCTAATCTCCGAAGTCTGACTGCGCGGCTGGCCCTGGCAGACATGGCTCTGCTGCCGCAGACATGGAGTAGGTGAGACATGATTGGCATTTGGCATTGCGGCAGTGCCCAGGGACCAACCAAGAGTGCCCCCCCAccgtgccaggcactgcactAACCCAGTCCAAGAGACAATgtttgccccaaagagtttaggaTCTAAACAGACTAgacagacaaaggctgggagaaAGGGATCGAACACATGCGCtgagggacacacacacatacatacacacacacagacccccataGCTGGGGAAAGTGTTGCAAGGAGCAATGTTATTTCAAGCCTAGCAAGCAGACTGAAGCTACTAAACAAAACTGCCTACGGTACCAGCACGAGACGGTTACACAGACGCCGCTCCCTCTGGCTGCTCTCTCTGGTCCGGCTAAAATGTGCTGAGAGAACAGACCACAAGTCCCTTAAatacgctcccccaccccgcccctcgtCGGCTGAGCCAGTGAGCAGCAGGATGCACAGAGCACCAGAGATGCTGTGGGCAGGGTTGGGTAC
This window contains:
- the LOC119563579 gene encoding uncharacterized protein LOC119563579 isoform X1 — encoded protein: MQDRLVGCPHQMRQIVPLPVLYALDLVCPTQMDPTRMNTTRMDTRMDPTRMVTTRMDTHMDPRCPVDLDALPLLGVIPQVALMGIIKSRSIRSMAMVIMDTSMEVDRAAVLTRIKKAPPAGLAHIGGTSAAEANYSLRTSVSWLQFAFPLPFASSSK